The genomic stretch TAACAAGTCGTCATGATGATTAAATAATCTTGCAGAATGAATAATTAGTGTGCAGCGATGTGGATATATCCGGGTTAAAACAACAGCAGGAATATCAGCTGGCACTACTACTGATACTACTGAGTCTATTTCCAGCCCGAACTGATCTCATAATGAGCATGCAGGCTATCCTTTTCTCTAAAAGAACTGTGTTGATATCAGCTGGCACAGACCGCAAATTCCAAGTTTGTGGGAACGCAAACGTATATAGTAGTTTTAATAGAGGCAACTTATATTAGTTAACTTAGTTACTGAATTCAATATCGATTCGGGTTAAAATAGAAGCGGTGGTGATATGTAGTCACACAATGGCGTAGATGTGACGCAAGTCAAGGTCGAAAAGAGTTGTAGTAGTTGAGTTGTGACATAGCCATCACGGATTTAAAGCGTAAATGTGCAGTAAACGTCTAATCATGAGAGAGGCGTCTCTACTCATGTGTGTACATACTGATGTCAGCTCGGCGGCGGATTTCTCACGTGACATCACCAAGTGCGATTGGGAATAGACTTAGGTAAGCATAGCGGGGCATCTGTCTGCATGTGGGCACTGTTGGGGAATCTCGACGGATAAGCGTTATCGCACGTGATTAGTTTGTACCTCTATATTTATGGTCATGGAACCTCTGTCAATGCAATCacctgggtgtcataaaaCACTGGACAGTGTGGCTAAGCACCCAATAGACGTTTCTAGCGACTACAGTAGCTTTTTTACATTGGTATGTCCCATATTTAATGACATCCGGGTGCAATGCAAGCAGGGACAGAAACTTGGTTCATATTACGTACATCTACAGATAGCGCACGTGTTTGTCTAGCTCGTTTCACACATGTGAATGAACTGAGTCCGATGCTGGTAGCGAGCTCGTAGATGACAGGCAAATGTGGAGTAATTTGAGAGAACGCTATTACGTTGGGGCTCGATGATGCAATGAGACGTGATGGGTGTCGAGTGTACTAACCATCAGGCTCTTGCATGTTCAAGAAGTCGTTGAAAGTGTATAGAGATGCACGTACCTAGGCACTAAACTTTCTAATGTTCAGGAGATGGCCAGTTGGTGATAGATACATGTGTAAATTTCCAAGACTCACACACGCCTCCTGTCCACGTGTACGGGAAACAGCGAATCGAGGGCCCTGTCTCACAATGGTGGCCAAAGTCAGAAGGGATGTGCAGGCCCCGATTCCCCGAGGCACGATACGTTTGCAGGTCTGAGGGGAAGATGACACGAGTGGGGAACGGTACAGCGAGTAAGGAGAGCGGGCGGTGTTTGAGGATAGCGGGCAACATGTGGCAAAGCTAAACGGTGTTGCGACATGGCACATAAAGGGCGAGGGAGGCTGCAGGCTGCATATGGGGACGCAGGTGTGCAGGCTGGAGTGAGGCTATTTCATATGCAGACCTGACGAGGTGCCCCAGGGCCGTGCATAAGATGAGACGGGCTTTTGGTGATTTGAGTGGTGGTTGGCCGGGACCCCTAACTAATGTGGGTTCGGGCGGTGAACAGCACGTTAGCGTGTTAATGTGACCAGAGAAAGTCGACAACCGCTGGCGTTCGCATCACCACACGAATGCACTTTCTCTCCGCAGGGGATGCATCGAGCACTGTGACTGCAGCGATAGCGAACGCTGACGACAAGACGCTGAGAAAGAAGCAGACgagcaagaagaagccaGCGGCCGCGCACCGACGTAGGGAGCTGGGCATATATCAAGACCCAGAGCCACAGGGAGCCCTTGGACCCTGACACCGCACCGCCATTTGGGGGGGAAGACAACAGAGAGGGACCACAACCGCCTGCCATGGCTCACATTTACGATATCGGCACCCGGGCATGGCAGCCCGACACCACTGAGGGCTGGGTTGCCTCGGAGGTGACAGACAAGCAGATTGCGGGGGATAAGGTGAAGCTGGTGTTTACGCTGGAGAATGGAGAGGTGCGTCCGCAACTCAACAACATGCCTGTGTCTTGTAGTCGAGGAATACTGACGCTCCAATGTGCAGACCAAGTCTGTGGAGACGACGGTAACAGCCATTCAGACTGGCGAGGACCCGAATCTCCCACCACTGATGAACCCGGCCATGCTCGAGGCCAGCGACGACCTTACGAATCTCTCGCATTTGAACGAGCCGGCTGGTACGGATCCATCCCCGGTACATGCGCGCGAACAAACACTAACATGTGTGCAGTGCTCCAGGCCATCAAACTCCGTTATCTCCAGAAGGAAATCTACACATACTCGGGTATTGTCCTGATTGCGACAAATCCCTTTGCGCGAGTCGACTCACTCTATGTGCCCGGCATGGTCCAGGTCTACGCTGGCAAGCAGAGATCCTATGGTGCCCCTCACCTGTTCGCCATTGCTGAGGAAGCTTTTGCGTAAGGTTTCCCAGTCACCACTTCCCATCATGAATAGCTGCTAACCCAACCCCCCACAGCGACATGATGCGAGACCAGAAGAACCAGACTATTGTCGTCTCCGGAGAGTCAGGAGCCGGAAAGACCGTCAGTGCCAAATACATCATGCGATACTTCGCCACGCGCGAGTCCCCAGACAACCCGGGAAAGCGAAGAGGCAAGGTCGACTCGATGAGCGAGACCGAAGAGCAGATTCTAGCCACCAACCCCATCATGGAAGCTTTTGGTAATGCCAAAACAACGCGAAACGACAACTCCTCCCGGTTTGGTAAATACATTGAGATCTTGTTCAACAAGCAGACGGATATCATTGGTGCGAAGATCAGGACATACTTGCTAGAACGGTCAAGACTGGTGTTCCAGCCGCTTAAGGAGCGCAACTACCATGTCTTCTACCAGCTCGTCGCGGGTGCTACAGACGAGGAGCGCGAAGAGCTGTCTCTCAAATCGGTTGAGGAGTTTAGCTACCTCAACCAGGGAAGCGCACCTATAATCGAGGGCATGGATGACGTGGCCGAGTTCAAGGCGACCAGACAGTCTTTGACAAAGATCGGTGTAGCGCCCGAAACCCAGTCTGGCATCTGGCGCCTGCTTGCCGCGCTGCTGCACATGGGAGACGTCAAGATCACGGCAACCAGGACAGATTCAAATCTCTCGCCCGATGAGCCTGCGCTCGTCAAGGCATGCCAGCTGCTCGGAATAGACGCCACTACCTTCGCTAAGTGGATCGTGAAGAAGCAACTCATTACTAGAGGAGAGAAGATCGTCTCAAATCTTACTCAACAACAAGCTATAGTAGTTCGAGATTCCGTTGCCAAGTTCATCTATTCGAGTCTGTTTGACTGGCTAGTCGAGCGCACCAACGAAAGTCTAGCCACCGAAGAGGTCCTTGCCAACGCCCATACATTTATCGGTGTCTTGGATATCTATGGTTTTGAGCATTTTGCCAAGAACTCTTTCGAGCAGTTCTGCATCAACTACGCCAACGAGAAACTGCAACAAGAGTTCAACGCCCACGTTTTCAAGCTAGAACAAGAAGAGTATATGCGCGAACAGATTGACTGGACTTTCATCGACTTTGCTGATAATCAGCCCTGTATCGACCTTATTGAAGGTAAACTGGGTATCTTGTCACTGCTAGACGAAGAGTCTAGGTTACCCATGGGTTCCGACGAGCAGTTTGTTACCAAGCTACACCACAACTATTCTGGAGACAAGCACAAGTTTTACAAGAAGCCTCGATTCGGAAAGTCTTCCTTCACTGTCTGTCATTATGCCATTGACGTCACATATGAGTCGGACGGATTCATCGAAAAGAACAGAGATACTGTACCTGACGAGCACATGGAAGTACTTAAGGCTTCAAGCAACAAGTTCTTGACCCAAGTCTTAGAAGTTGCAGCATCGATCCGCGAAAAGGAGACTGCAAACAACGCCTCCTCTAAGCCTGGTACTGCTATGTCTGCTGGACGAAGGATGGCTACCAACCGGAAACCTACACTTGGTGGTATCTTTAAGTCTTCTTTAATTGAGCTCATGCAGACGATAAACTCGACTGATGTCCACTATATCCGGTGCATCAAGCCTAACGAGGCCAAGGCCGCCTGGCAGTTCGATGGGCCTATGGTCCTGAGTCAATTGCGGGCCTGTGGTGTTCTTGAAACCGTCAGAATCAGTTGTGCTGGTTACCCCACCAGGTGGACTTACGAGGAATTTGCCCTGCGCTACTACATGTTGGTCAGGTCCAATGAGTGGACCCCAGAAATCCGGAACATGGCTACGGCGATTCTCAAGAAAGCACTGGGTACTGGCAAAAACGACGGTACCGACAAGTACCAAATGGGTCTGACTAAGATCTTCTTCCGAGCTGGTATGCTTGCTTTCCTAGAGAACCTACGTACTGCCAGGCTCAACGATGCGGCCGTCATGATCCAGAAGAACCTCCGAGCCAAGTACTACCGCCGCATCTACCTCGAAATGCGGGAAGCTGTGATCTTTGTGCAGTCGTTGGCTAGGGGCTACATGACCAGGGAGAAGACTGAGGAGGCGAGGCAAGTCAGAGCCGCGACTACCATCCAGCGAGTTTGGCGCGGCAGCAAGGATCGCAAACGCTTCCTCGTTATCCGCAACTCGCTCATCAAGTTTGAAGCCATCGCAAAGGGTTTCCTTCTGCGTAAGAATCTCTTGGACAAGAGACTTGGTGATGCTGCTCGTATGATCCAGCGGAACTGGCGCAAACAACGCTATATCCGCGCGTACAAGAAGGAAATCAACGACATCATCACTGTGCAGAAGCTCTGGAGGGGAAGGAAGGCCCGCCGAGAATACAAAGTTCTCCGTGCTGAATCCCGCGATCTCAAGAATATTTCATACAAGCTGGAAAACAAGGTCGTGGAGCTTACCCAGAATCTCGGTACGATGAGGGAGCAGAACAAGTCGCTCAAGTCGCAGGTGGAGAACTACGAGAACCAGATCAAATCGTACAAGGAACGCAGTCGAACGCTCGAAAACCGTCAGAAAGAGTTGCAAGCCGAGGCCAACCAGGCTGGTATCACCGCTGCCAAGCTCAGTCAAATGGAAGACGAGTACAAGAAACTGCAGACAAGCTACGAGGAGAGCAACGCAAAGATGCGGCATTTGCAAGAGGAAGAAAAGGAGCTCCGTGCCACGCTTAAGAGGACTACCGAGGACCTTGAGCAGTCAAAGAGGAAGAGCAACATCACTGAGACCGAGAAGGTGTCGCTCCGCCAGCAACTCGCCGAGTTGCAGGAGCAGGTTGAGATCATGAAGCGAGCTGGCCCTATCAGCGACCTCACCAATGGTCATGCTCCCAGCATAGCCCCCAGTAGCCTGATCAAGCTTGTCTCATCGAAGAAACCCAAGAGGCGCAGTGCCGGGCCGGATACTCGCGAGCTCAACCGCTTCAGCGAACAatacaacccacgaccagTCTCAATGGCTCCTGGCTCTACTATCCACCGACAAAACCTCTCTGGCTCAACCTTTGCTCAGCTTGATAATGTCGAGCTGGAGCTTGAGAACATCCTTGCCGAGGAGGATATGTTGAACGATGAGGTCACCCTCGGTCTTATCAAGAACCTGAAGATACCTTCTCCTACTACCACACCTCCCCCTACGGACAAAGAAGTCCTCTTCCCTGCCTACCTTATCAATCTTGTTACATCAGAGATGTGGAATAATGGCTTTGTTAAGGAATCTGAGCGTTTCCTTGCTAACGTCATGCAATCGATTCAACAAGAGGTGATGAATCACGACACAGAAGACGCAATCAACCCAGGCGCTTTCTGGCTCTCAAACGTCCACGAGATGCTGTCGTTTGTGTTCCTTGCTGAGGACTGGTACGAGCAACAAAAGACCGACAATTACGAGTACGACCGACTACTTGAGATTGTCAAGCATGATCTTGAGAGTCTCGAGTTCAACATCTATCACACATGGATGAAGGTGCTCAAGAAGAAGCTACACAAGATGATTATTCCTGCTATCATCGAATCGCAGTCGTTACCAGGCTTTGTCACCAACGAAAGCAACCGCTTCCTTGGCAAGTTGCTCCAGGGCAGCAACACCCCCGCCTACAGCATGGACAATCTGCTCACGCTGCTCAACAGCGTATACAAGGCTATGAAGGCATACTACCTTGAGGACTCGATCATCACACAGTGTGTCACCGAGTTGCTGAGGCTAGTCGGCGTCACCGCGTTCAATGACCTGCTCATGCGCCGTAACTTCCTTTCCTGGAAGCGAGGTCTCCAAATCAACTACAACATCACACGTATCGAAGAGTGGTGCAAGTCTCACGATATGCCTGAAGGCACACTCCAGCTTGAGCACCTCATGCAAGCCACCAAGCTGCTTCAGCTGAAGAAGGCTACATTGAACGACATTGAGATTATTCAGGACATCTGCTGGATGCTGAGTCCCAACCAGATCCAGAAGTTGCTCAATCAGTACCTCGTGGCTGATTATGAACAGCCGATCAACGGCGAGATCATGAAGGCTGTTGCGTCGCGTGTAACAGAGAAGAGCGACGTGTTGTTGCTTACAGCCGTTGACATGGAGGACAGTGGCCCGTACGAGATTGCGGAACCCCGAGTCATTACAGCATTGGAGACATACACGCCCTCATGTAAGTTTATATTCTCATCCATCCTCAGGTCACTCACACCACTTGCTAATTTGTCTTATAGGGCTACAAACACCTCGTCTCAAGCGCCTTGCAGAGATCGTCTCTCAACAAGCCATTGCGCAACAAGAGAAGCTCGAGTTTGACGACGAAGCACCCAACGGTCAGAGCAACGGTGATGCCATGAACGCACTGACTGGCGGCATGAACGGCGGAGGCATGAATGGCCACGGAACGATTGAGGAAGGTATTGAAGCATGAAGTTAGCATATATTTGTGAGCGAAATTTGGTATTAGACATGACCCGACACGAAGCACAATAAGGCCCGCAATGCTTTGTAGTTGTAGCTGTCTTTTGTCAGTCTAGGCTGGCTTCTGGGCGGCAAAACATGCAGCAGAAATTACGGGGGTCTTGGAGGATGGCGTATGATGATGATGTTGGGTGTTTAATGCTGGGGAAATGCAATtcttttttctttctctCAATGACTTGCTTCTCGTGGTTCTTAATTGTGATTGTAATCTGCATGTAATACAAGCTTGTTGAAGTGTTGAGAGACTGTTGGAGTATAGTTGGCAACATGCAAGGCGTGACCAGTGTACAAAGTTCGACAACTACGACAGCGACAGCGACGACGACCAAGTCCTGGCTGTGCTAGTCTCTTGAGAAGCCACCTGGTGTAGATCCCTGGACCTCCTTTCCAGGAGTGTAGAGAaaaggaagaagaagggctATTTGTTTAATAATTTCACATGTATTCAATTGCATTGATACGTGGAATGCTAGTAATAAAATTCACTATGGTGTTGAAACAATGTGTGCTTTTCCAATCCCTTTTTACTGCCCATGGCGCATTTGCAAGAAAGACCACCTTTGTCTTCTTCTCAGACGCCGTGTTGAAGTCTATTGCCCCTAATTTTCAGATCGCGAATATGCGGCAGAGACGCTAGCATATCCAAAACGGTATCATTCTCATGCTGTCGAATGAGCGCATTAGCAGCAGCAGTGTGAGAGCGAAAAGGTCTGTGCTTGCGTCTCACTTGTCCGCGATGCTGGATCTTGGTGGTGTCCGTCTAGTACAAGACTCTTGTACGGATACATGCTGATGGGCGGATTAGTATAGTCCTCATAATAGGAAAAGTCGGGGGAAGGGAGGGGGTAAAGAAGGAATCTTACAAGACAGTTCCTCGAGACTGGTGACGAGATCCCGAATTTCGCCTTCCTTGACTTCACTGATATCTGCCATGAGGTAGGCAATGTCGTTTCTAGAGTCGGACATTTGCTTCTCGATGTTATGGTGGAGGAGGATGCCGTTGACCTGTCTCAGTACACCAGGTACGTTCTTATGAATGTAGATGACACGCATGCAGTCGGGTTGGTCAAGTGTCAAGCTTCTCAGGTTAACTTCGGGCATGTTGACGGCCCCAAGTGTAGTTCCTTCATTGACATAGCGCACTAGTGCTGTGCTGACTTCGACACCGATTGCGCTCTGTGCTTCTTCGGTGCTGCCACCAATGTGAGGGGTTAGAATTATGTTCTTGAGTCCGATAAGGTCCTTGGTCCAGTTGTTGAGGTCGTTGGTGAAGTAATCGCCGTTGCCTGCGGGCTCGTTGGGGAACACGTCGATGGCGGCACCGGCAAGCTTGCCAGAGCGGCTAGCCTCGATCATGGCGGAGATATCCACGACGGTGCCGCGCGCGTTGTTGATGAGGTAGCTGCCATCCTTCATCTTTGCAAACTGCTCCTTGCCGATGAGGTTCTCGGTCTCGGCAGTCGCAGGAACGTGTAGAGAGACAAAGTCGGAATGAGCTAGGAGCTCATCTAGGGACTGTACTTGTCGGGCCGTACCCAGCCCCATGGTGGTGAGGACGTCGTAGTAGATGACAGCCATGCCCATGGACTCGGCCAGCACACTCAGTTGGCTGCCAATGTGCCCGTACCCGACTATACCCAGCGTCTTGCCGCGAATCTCACAGCAGCCCTTGCTGACCTTGTTCCAGGTGCCATTGTGAAGTTCCATGGAGCGGTCGGCCAGCTGGCGAGCAAGGGCGATGATCTCTGATATGACGAGTTCGGCGACGGAGCGCGAATTGCTAAAGGGCGAGTTGAAGACGGCGATACCCTTGCTTGCGGCAGTCTGGAGGTCGACCTGATTGGTTCCAATGCAGAAGCAACCGATAACATGGAGGTTCTTAGCCTCGTCCAAGACCTTCTTGGTGAGCTTCGTCTTTGACCGAATGCCAATGACATGTACATGGCGGATCTTCTCAATCAGCTGGTCCTCGCTCAGACTGGCTTTGATAGCCTCGACCTGGTAGCCCTGGCCGCGGAGGATGTCGACACCGGCTTCGTTTACATTTTCTAGGAGTAGGACCTTGATGTCCTTTGTATCGAAGGGCTTCAGCTGTTTCGCGACCTGTTGCGCGTGCGAGTTTGCGGGGAAGCTGCTGTTGCGGCCATCATAAGAGGCGCCAGGCGGTGGGTGGCGAAAGGTGCCGGGTGGGCTGTGAAAGGAGAGGTTCGGGCTCGTGCTAAGGTTGAGGCTGTTGGAGATGCTGCGTGCGAGGCTGCTGCCAGCGATGTCTTGTGCGGGAGTCATGGTGTGTGCGCGCCGAGGTTGTCGGAGGAGGGATGCGATAACTCAAACAGGGTCTACTATACGGGAGATAGTCACTACAGTGAGTTTCTTTGCCAAAACACGTCAAAGGCTCAGCAAATCACACAGAGTAATTGCAATCCAAGTCCAAGGAAGCTACGACGGCGTCATCGAGCAACAAGACTCCCAGGTCAGATGCCCCCCACTTTTTCTAATACTCGATGACTGGTAAGGTCATTTCTGCCCATAGTGACATGTGCACTTTAGTCAACCGGTGTCTGACGCGATGCTTCTCAAAAATTTCTCAAACCGCTGATGATGCCATTTCGCTCTAAGCCTAACCCCGCCACCCGGTCCTCCGCTTTCGGAAGTCTACATCGCTTGCTGAAGGCTAGTCGCAAATCCGTCCTTCGCAAGCCTGAAGAACACGTGTATAGAAATCACGAGCAGACACGTATATTTATGATGCGAAGATGCCCATTTATTCATTATCTATTCACTTGCTTGCATGTGCCAGAGAAAACCCGCTCAAAACACCTCAGAACCTATGTTCAGCGGCACCAAGTGTAGACCTGCCCAGACATTCTACAACTTCTGCTCGTTCATTGGCCATTGGTAGCCTGGAAATGTATTAGTCATGTTTTCGCGTGCCTTCCAGAGGTGAGGTCCTACCTGCTGCATCGCTGAACTTGTATCCGTACGAAGAAGTGAAGTCATCCAATACGGCAGGGCCGCGGGAGCCTACAGACTAGTTAGCTatcatctcatctcatcAATTTCGGACAACGAACCATATGGGTACTCCATAGGGATGATCTCCTTGTTGTCATCTAGGTAGTGCAGCAGAGGTGTAAAGATCCTCCAGCTAGCGTCGAGTTCGTCGTCACGGACAAAGTTGGAGTGGTCGCCCTTGAGCGCGTCAAGAATGAGCGATTCATATGCCTCAGGGATCTTGAGGTCAGAGAATCGCCGCCTGTAGGTAAGGTCGAGCTCTGTGACGACCGTTTGCATGCTAAGACCGGGCAGCTTGGAGTTCATCTTGATATAAACACTCTCGTTAGGCTGCACTCGGATCACGAGCTCGTTTCGTGGAATGTCCTTGAAAATTCCCGATGTGACATCCTTGAATTGAATGCGGACCTCGGTCTTCTGCTCGTTGAGAGCCTTGCCCGCCTTCATGATGAAGGGCACTCCGTCCCACCTCTCGTTCTTGATGTAGGCGACCATAGAGGCGAAAGTGGGGCATCGGGAATCCTTGGGCACTGTGTCGTCCTCCTTGTATCCTGGCTTCTGGCCGTCCAGCGACTTTCCATACTGTCCAATGATGACGTTCTTTGGCTCGATAGCGGCCATGCCACGGAGAACGCGGACCTTCTCATCGCGGATGTCTTCGGCGGAGAAGGAGATGGGTCGTTCCATGGCGAGCAGGGTAAGCACTTGCAGCAAATCTACACATGTCAGTTGCTTGTCTCTGTGCCATCATTCTGATACTTACGGTTCTGCATGACGTCACGGATGATGCCAAACTCGTCAAAGTAACCTCCTCGTCCTTCTGTTCCAAAAGGCTCCTTGAAGGTAATCTGTACTGATCAGCAATTGGGCTGTACATGGACATCATCTCTCATACCTGAACGTTGTCGATGTGGTTCCTGTTCCAGGTTGCGCCGAAGAATTCGTTACCGAATCGGAGAATGAGAATGTTCTTCACCATCTCCTTACCCAAGTAATGGTCAATTCGGTACAGCTCATCTTCGTTCCAATCTGGGGCCAATGCGCGCTGTAGTTCGCGCGAACTGGGCAGGTCCTTACCGAAGGGCTTCTCGACCTGTACGATTGCGGTTAGCGACAGTTGTTTAGCATGGTATATGCCAGGTTCTTACAATAACGCGAGCAATGCCGTTCTTCGGGTAGCAGTTGCGCTTGAGATGCTGGGAAACTGCGATAAAGACGCTGGGAGGAAGGGCCATGTAGAATATCCTGTTGGTCTCCTTGCGGCCCTTCTCAATCTCCTGCATGTGCTTCTCGAGCGCAATGAAGGAGTCGTCCTGGTCATACTGGCCGGAGACGTATGTGCAGAAGCCGCAGAACTCCTCCAGCTGCTTCTCTAGTTCCTTTGTGGGTGTCTTGATGTAAGACTTGACGCGCTTGAGGTACTCCTCGTGGTCCATCTTTGTACGCGCATAGCCGACGATGCGGATGTTTTTTGGGAGGAAGTTGTTCCGGTGCTGTATAATTGGTTAATGGATGTGGTGCGAAAGCGTCGTTGTGCGACTTACGAGACCGAAGAGTGCCGGGAACTGACAGCAAGTTAGTTGACAACTTCTCGTATAATTGATTGTTTACATAcggtcttcttctttgcCAAATCACCGGAGGCACCCAGAACAACGATGACGGTGTTGTCCTTGAGTTCCATGTTTCTGTTATGGCGCTTGAGTTAGCTATTGATTCACAATGCTTCCAGCTGTTGAGCGGGTACGCGTACTACCCCTCCACTGCAAACTGCCGGCTTATTGAGCGAGATATGGTAACGAAGAAATCGATGCAATTCGCAAAACGCTTCTTCGATTCTGCACTCATTCACCCACTCACTCACTTGGGGGCGATAGAGATTACATACCCGGCATTGACCTCCTCGTGTTGGGGCTGGATAACAGTGTCCGCCATTGTTGCTGATGTGGGGGGCGGTCGCAGCGTCAAAGCTCAATTGGGAATCGTGTAAAAGCAATGGAGATAAGGTTACACAAGAGGGCTCGAGTAGAGACAGAGGTTGTGGATAGAGCGTGGGTGTGATAAAAAGCTCCTATGTGGTGGGGTATCGGAGCTGGCTCTAGCGGTTTAGTTGACGTTGACGTAGTTGGCTCGCGTTTGCCGCTCGTACACCGGCGATAGGGGATTGGAGAGGATCTTTTACTCAGACACGCAGCGAGGTCTGGAGCCTTTAAAACAAGCTTTTAGCAAACAATTGGCCCATTCATCAAAATATCAGTAAGCGGCGCACGTCTTGCGAAACGTATCCGGCGCCACTACCAGTCAGGTGCTTCCAAGTCCGCCGGAGGGGACTTCTAGGCCGAGCAGTGTGACGGACAACGTTGAACCCCACCATGACCAAGCCTTTCCCTAGGAACAGATCCAGATCTGCTTGGCTGTGCACTCGGAAATGCCCAAACCTACGGAGCATAGTACTCTATCATCAACCCCCAAGACTTGAAAACCGTCTCACCACCGTCACAGCGCTTGGGCGAGCTGCAGCTGCATCCCACTCACGTAACGGCTTCCCCGCCGTGAAGCTCTCCGAGTCCGGCAAAATTGTGTATGAATATCGTTAGAGTAGAGATAACTAAGCATCGGCACGTTTCAGCATTTCATTTCGGGCTGTTGAATCTTCCCGCGGACAGTAAATGCAGGTAAGCTAGCAGCCTCGGTGGGGTAAGAATGTACTCTAGACAAGCTGCAGTTGAACTGGCCTAGTCATCTCGCGCCAATGGGCTGTTGACGCCTGTTGGCAGGGTAATGGGAGGCTGATTGTGCGCATGCAATTCTACCGCTGGCAATTTGGGCAGTCACATGACAAGAGTGATGCCTCTGGCCGGACCGATTGCAACCGGTCTCGCATTGTACGCACTCCGGTATGCGACGAATACGGTCGTGCTTGCATGTCATGTATGTGTTGTTGAGAATACACTGCCTTGAGTGGTATCATTGATTCTTAAGCAAGCTTCAACCTACGTCATTTGCATCACAGCGCCAGCGATCGCTCCTTCGATGCCCAAGTAACAGTATCTACGTCTCAATTCCGAACGCACCTGGTGACATAAGATACTTGACAGTGCTTGTAAGCACATAATAGGCGTGcctggcgactacagtggctttgTGCAATAGTATGTTAAGTATTTTGTATCACCCGGGTGAACGTGTTGCATGATTGGAAATAAGCGGGCAGTATGGATGTACCAGATGCTGTGCGGTGCGCTTTCAATAACATCATCATTGTCCCAACACCATCGCTCCTCGCTGGCCGCGGAATCCTTTGAGGTGTCTCAGGCTCTAGTGGCCTACTGGCAGGTTCCGCGGCCAGGAGTACCCGGGTATTATAGAATGCTTGACAAGTGTGAGCACACAATGgacgtgtctggcgactacagcGACCTTTTCACGTcgtatgtcaagtattttatgtcacccaggCACTCAGAGTTCTGAGGGCTGAATAGTACGCTACTGCCAAATCGGGC from Pyrenophora tritici-repentis strain M4 chromosome 1, whole genome shotgun sequence encodes the following:
- a CDS encoding Myosin heavy chain — protein: MAHIYDIGTRAWQPDTTEGWVASEVTDKQIAGDKVKLVFTLENGETKSVETTVTAIQTGEDPNLPPLMNPAMLEASDDLTNLSHLNEPAVLQAIKLRYLQKEIYTYSGIVLIATNPFARVDSLYVPGMVQVYAGKQRSYGAPHLFAIAEEAFADMMRDQKNQTIVVSGESGAGKTVSAKYIMRYFATRESPDNPGKRRGKVDSMSETEEQILATNPIMEAFGNAKTTRNDNSSRFGKYIEILFNKQTDIIGAKIRTYLLERSRLVFQPLKERNYHVFYQLVAGATDEEREELSLKSVEEFSYLNQGSAPIIEGMDDVAEFKATRQSLTKIGVAPETQSGIWRLLAALLHMGDVKITATRTDSNLSPDEPALVKACQLLGIDATTFAKWIVKKQLITRGEKIVSNLTQQQAIVVRDSVAKFIYSSLFDWLVERTNESLATEEVLANAHTFIGVLDIYGFEHFAKNSFEQFCINYANEKLQQEFNAHVFKLEQEEYMREQIDWTFIDFADNQPCIDLIEGKLGILSLLDEESRLPMGSDEQFVTKLHHNYSGDKHKFYKKPRFGKSSFTVCHYAIDVTYESDGFIEKNRDTVPDEHMEVLKASSNKFLTQVLEVAASIREKETANNASSKPGTAMSAGRRMATNRKPTLGGIFKSSLIELMQTINSTDVHYIRCIKPNEAKAAWQFDGPMVLSQLRACGVLETVRISCAGYPTRWTYEEFALRYYMLVRSNEWTPEIRNMATAILKKALGTGKNDGTDKYQMGLTKIFFRAGMLAFLENLRTARLNDAAVMIQKNLRAKYYRRIYLEMREAVIFVQSLARGYMTREKTEEARQVRAATTIQRVWRGSKDRKRFLVIRNSLIKFEAIAKGFLLRKNLLDKRLGDAARMIQRNWRKQRYIRAYKKEINDIITVQKLWRGRKARREYKVLRAESRDLKNISYKLENKVVELTQNLGTMREQNKSLKSQVENYENQIKSYKERSRTLENRQKELQAEANQAGITAAKLSQMEDEYKKLQTSYEESNAKMRHLQEEEKELRATLKRTTEDLEQSKRKSNITETEKVSLRQQLAELQEQVEIMKRAGPISDLTNGHAPSIAPSSLIKLVSSKKPKRRSAGPDTRELNRFSEQYNPRPVSMAPGSTIHRQNLSGSTFAQLDNVELELENILAEEDMLNDEVTLGLIKNLKIPSPTTTPPPTDKEVLFPAYLINLVTSEMWNNGFVKESERFLANVMQSIQQEVMNHDTEDAINPGAFWLSNVHEMLSFVFLAEDWYEQQKTDNYEYDRLLEIVKHDLESLEFNIYHTWMKVLKKKLHKMIIPAIIESQSLPGFVTNESNRFLGKLLQGSNTPAYSMDNLLTLLNSVYKAMKAYYLEDSIITQCVTELLRLVGVTAFNDLLMRRNFLSWKRGLQINYNITRIEEWCKSHDMPEGTLQLEHLMQATKLLQLKKATLNDIEIIQDICWMLSPNQIQKLLNQYLVADYEQPINGEIMKAVASRVTEKSDVLLLTAVDMEDSGPYEIAEPRVITALETYTPSWLQTPRLKRLAEIVSQQAIAQQEKLEFDDEAPNGQSNGDAMNALTGGMNGGGMNGHGTIEEGIEA
- a CDS encoding SerA, Phosphoglycerate dehydrogenase and related dehydrogenase; the protein is MTPAQDIAGSSLARSISNSLNLSTSPNLSFHSPPGTFRHPPPGASYDGRNSSFPANSHAQQVAKQLKPFDTKDIKVLLLENVNEAGVDILRGQGYQVEAIKASLSEDQLIEKIRHVHVIGIRSKTKLTKKVLDEAKNLHVIGCFCIGTNQVDLQTAASKGIAVFNSPFSNSRSVAELVISEIIALARQLADRSMELHNGTWNKVSKGCCEIRGKTLGIVGYGHIGSQLSVLAESMGMAVIYYDVLTTMGLGTARQVQSLDELLAHSDFVSLHVPATAETENLIGKEQFAKMKDGSYLINNARGTVVDISAMIEASRSGKLAGAAIDVFPNEPAGNGDYFTNDLNNWTKDLIGLKNIILTPHIGGSTEEAQSAIGVEVSTALVRYVNEGTTLGAVNMPEVNLRSLTLDQPDCMRVIYIHKNVPGVLRQVNGILLHHNIEKQMSDSRNDIAYLMADISEVKEGEIRDLVTSLEELSSCIRTRVLY